One Gossypium raimondii isolate GPD5lz chromosome 3, ASM2569854v1, whole genome shotgun sequence genomic window carries:
- the LOC105793863 gene encoding N-acylphosphatidylethanolamine synthase isoform X1 translates to MGRKMEWAGKEKHMRGIPRKLVFLAVGAFAKAVATLLNTTSVHNADTLIRLVRSRLPGIPLLTVSNHMSTLDDPLLWGFKGFPSLDANLARWVLSAEDICFKNYALTYFFRLGKCIPITRGAGIYQEHMNEALQCLNNGAWLHTFPEGKVSQEDAPIRRLKWGTASLIVRAHVTPIVLPMVHSGFEEVMPEKFFLDRRPPFPLCNKKIKIMIGQPLEFDIPKMRQLAISKSRGDHLFSSTTSRGWPVISSHGLDLDEAAQRCLYSTISQQIQTVMEELRSLAKSS, encoded by the exons ATGGGAAGGAAAATGGAATGGGCAGGTAAGGAGAAGCACATGAGAGGAATACCTAGGAAGCTGGTGTTTCTGGCAGTGGGGGCATTCGCCAAGGCAGTAGCAACTCTTCTCAACACCACCTCCGTTCATAATGCTGATACCCTCATTCGTCTTGTGCGCTCTCGACTCCCTGGCATACCACTTCTCACTGTTAGCAATCACATGTCTAC CTTGGATGATCCACTTCTTTGGGGGTTCAAAGGTTTCCCCTCCTTGGATGCCAATTTGGCACGATGGGTACTTTCTGCTGAAGACATTTGTTTTAAGAATTATGCACTCACTTATTTTTTTAGACTCG GTAAGTGCATACCTATTACAAGGGGTGCTGGAATTTATCAGGAACACATGAATGAAGCTCTTCAATGTTTAAACAATGGAGCCTGG CTACATACATTTCCTGAAGGTAAAGTATCCCAAGAAGATGCACCTATAAGACGATTAAAATGGGGAACGGCTAGTCTGATTGTTCGTGCCCATGTGACTCCTATAGTTCTTCCTATGGTTCATAGTGGGTTTGAAGAG GTGATGCCGGAGAAGTTTTTTCTTGACAGAAGGCCTCCTTTTCCATTAtgcaataagaaaataaaaattatgattggACAGCCTCTAGAATTTGATATTCCTAAAATGAGGCAGTTGGCAATTTCAAAGTCTCGTGGTGATCATCTGTTTTCTTCAACAACGTCTAGAGGATGGCCCGTTATCTCCTCTCATGGATTAGATTTGGATGAAGCAGCGCAGAGATGCCTCTACTCAACTATTTCACAGCAAATACAAACTGTCATGGAGGAGTTACGAAGTTTAGCTAAAAGTTCCTAA
- the LOC105793863 gene encoding N-acylphosphatidylethanolamine synthase isoform X2 produces MGRKMEWAGKEKHMRGIPRKLVFLAVGAFAKAVATLLNTTSVHNADTLIRLVRSRLPGIPLLTVSNHMSTLDDPLLWGFKGFPSLDANLARWVLSAEDICFKNYALTYFFRLGKCIPITRGAGIYQEHMNEALQCLNNGAWLHTFPEGKVSQEDAPIRRLKWGTASLIVRAHVTPIVLPMVHSGFEELFGRLGSSTGDAGEVFS; encoded by the exons ATGGGAAGGAAAATGGAATGGGCAGGTAAGGAGAAGCACATGAGAGGAATACCTAGGAAGCTGGTGTTTCTGGCAGTGGGGGCATTCGCCAAGGCAGTAGCAACTCTTCTCAACACCACCTCCGTTCATAATGCTGATACCCTCATTCGTCTTGTGCGCTCTCGACTCCCTGGCATACCACTTCTCACTGTTAGCAATCACATGTCTAC CTTGGATGATCCACTTCTTTGGGGGTTCAAAGGTTTCCCCTCCTTGGATGCCAATTTGGCACGATGGGTACTTTCTGCTGAAGACATTTGTTTTAAGAATTATGCACTCACTTATTTTTTTAGACTCG GTAAGTGCATACCTATTACAAGGGGTGCTGGAATTTATCAGGAACACATGAATGAAGCTCTTCAATGTTTAAACAATGGAGCCTGG CTACATACATTTCCTGAAGGTAAAGTATCCCAAGAAGATGCACCTATAAGACGATTAAAATGGGGAACGGCTAGTCTGATTGTTCGTGCCCATGTGACTCCTATAGTTCTTCCTATGGTTCATAGTGGGTTTGAAGAG ctGTTTGGTCGGTTGGGGTCTTCAACAGGTGATGCCGGAGAAGTTTTTTCTTGA